The following proteins are co-located in the Flammeovirga kamogawensis genome:
- the cmk gene encoding (d)CMP kinase: MEKIIIALDGHAGCGKSTTAKAVAKELDYIFIDTGAMYRAVTYYFLSNNVDFSDAVEVENALKEISLKFVLNPSSGIGEIHINGENVEPFIRNMEITSRVSDVASIKAVRVFNVAEQQKMGKEKGIVMDGRDIGTVVFPNAELKIFMTADVTVRAKRRLVEMESKGVETSLEDVESDIRNRDHLDSTRKESPLKKADDAVVVDTSGLTINQQVESILKLAKNIISV, translated from the coding sequence ATGGAGAAAATTATTATTGCACTTGATGGACATGCTGGGTGCGGAAAAAGTACAACAGCAAAAGCAGTAGCAAAAGAACTTGATTACATATTTATTGACACAGGTGCTATGTACCGTGCTGTGACTTACTATTTCTTGTCGAATAATGTTGATTTTTCTGATGCAGTAGAAGTTGAAAACGCATTAAAGGAAATATCACTAAAATTTGTATTGAACCCATCATCAGGTATTGGGGAAATTCATATAAACGGAGAAAACGTTGAGCCGTTTATCAGAAACATGGAGATAACGAGTAGAGTAAGTGATGTGGCAAGTATTAAGGCTGTAAGAGTCTTTAATGTAGCAGAACAACAAAAAATGGGCAAAGAAAAAGGAATTGTAATGGACGGTAGAGATATCGGAACTGTTGTATTTCCAAATGCAGAGCTTAAGATTTTTATGACTGCTGATGTTACTGTTCGTGCAAAAAGAAGATTAGTTGAAATGGAATCAAAAGGGGTAGAGACTTCTTTAGAGGACGTGGAGTCTGATATACGTAATAGAGATCATTTAGATTCGACAAGAAAAGAGAGTCCTTTAAAAAAGGCTGACGATGCAGTTGTTGTTGATACTTCAGGTTTAACAATAAATCAACAAGTTGAGAGTATTCTTAAATTAGCTAAGAATATAATTTCAGTATAG
- a CDS encoding alginate export family protein, with protein sequence MFKKLLSFTLLLLTCGVVQAQDFSIDAQLKPRYEHRNGFNQLRPSNGDADRAADFVSQRARIRMLFNDKSNKFRFGFSAQDVRTWGEIGNFANKDNGNFSIHEAWGELLFTEEFSVKAGRQEISYDDQRIFGAVDWAQQGRSHDAAVFKYEKAFKLHAGVAISATGETPYYNPGVNNYKSLQYLWFNKKFEQLSISALFLNNGVEQDVAGNQTSMPADFETIYSQTLGAHGEWRPGKFGLNASFYYQMGAVGAGKTDLNAYNALVEVLFQASEGLSLNIGGEILSGTDATATDGVNRTFNPLYGTNHKFNGHMDYFYVGGASRLPAGGLTDIYLGATYKMNEWKFYGKVHSFQSSAVIVDGTGAEVGNNLGTELDLNANYKFNDYISIQGGWSAMFATESMQYSTGANAGGDYEKFNNWGWMGIVIKPTLFTTKKKEAKTQG encoded by the coding sequence ATGTTTAAAAAACTATTATCCTTTACACTGCTATTATTGACTTGTGGTGTTGTACAAGCACAAGACTTTAGTATTGATGCTCAATTAAAGCCCCGTTATGAACACAGAAACGGTTTTAATCAATTAAGACCATCAAATGGTGATGCTGATCGTGCTGCTGATTTTGTTTCTCAACGTGCAAGAATCAGAATGTTATTTAATGATAAAAGCAACAAATTCCGCTTCGGATTCTCTGCTCAAGATGTTAGAACTTGGGGTGAAATTGGAAACTTTGCAAACAAAGACAATGGTAACTTCTCTATCCATGAAGCATGGGGTGAATTACTTTTCACTGAAGAATTTAGCGTTAAAGCAGGTCGTCAAGAAATCTCTTATGATGATCAAAGAATTTTTGGTGCTGTAGATTGGGCGCAACAAGGTAGAAGCCATGACGCTGCAGTATTTAAATATGAAAAAGCATTTAAATTACATGCAGGTGTTGCAATTTCTGCAACTGGAGAAACTCCTTATTATAATCCTGGCGTAAACAACTATAAATCCTTACAATACTTATGGTTTAACAAGAAATTTGAGCAATTAAGTATTTCTGCCTTATTCTTAAACAATGGTGTTGAGCAAGATGTTGCTGGTAACCAGACAAGCATGCCTGCTGATTTTGAGACTATTTACAGTCAAACTTTAGGTGCTCACGGTGAATGGAGACCAGGTAAATTTGGTTTAAATGCATCTTTCTACTACCAAATGGGTGCTGTTGGTGCTGGTAAAACAGATTTAAATGCATACAATGCTCTAGTTGAAGTTTTATTCCAAGCATCTGAAGGGTTAAGTCTTAATATTGGTGGTGAAATTTTATCTGGTACAGATGCAACTGCTACCGATGGAGTTAATAGAACGTTCAATCCTCTTTACGGTACAAACCACAAGTTTAACGGACATATGGATTACTTCTATGTTGGTGGTGCTTCTCGCTTACCTGCTGGTGGTTTAACTGACATCTACTTAGGAGCTACTTATAAAATGAATGAATGGAAGTTCTACGGTAAAGTACACTCTTTCCAATCTAGTGCTGTAATTGTTGATGGTACTGGTGCTGAAGTAGGAAATAATTTAGGTACTGAATTAGATTTAAATGCCAACTACAAGTTCAACGATTATATCTCTATTCAAGGTGGATGGTCTGCTATGTTTGCTACAGAATCTATGCAATATTCTACTGGAGCTAACGCTGGAGGAGACTATGAAAAATTCAACAACTGGGGTTGGATGGGTATTGTGATTAAGCCAACACTTTTCACTACGAAGAAAAAAGAAGCAAAAACACAAGGTTAA
- a CDS encoding molybdopterin-dependent oxidoreductase has translation MDNNNKKENLRLSRRDFLKLTGGTVAVGGAALSGWGLTELIVDEGPVKSWHKSVCRYCGTGCGVMLGMNKDKLVRVRGDQEAHNKGVICIKGSMLDSVMKNPNRLKTPKIKKNGKFVEASWEEAMTLMTDKFKESLAQNGPESIGFYGSGQLLIEESYTANKLFKAGLRSNNVDGNPRLCMASAAVGYTQTFGKDEPPGAYVDIDHAETFFLIGSNAYECHPPLWERIMMRKKANKNVKIIVVDPRKTKTAEHADIYLPVLPGKDMALLNSMCCVMAELNLLDEDFISKYVNFNDGKKKISLEEYKDFLKDYRPEKVADELGLTPREIREVAYQFASSKATMSLWTMGINQRVQGVYLNNTLNSLHLITGQICRPGATPLSLTGQSNACGGVRDTGSLSHLLPNGRLIAKEPHRREMEKLWKVPEGTIAPKPGFHALAMFDEMVKDKVKVALIMCTNPAQTLPNNRYYRKGMEKAFLVVSEIFEDTETAKFADILLPAALYIEKEGVYGQTERRYQIIEKLREPVGEARSDFDILVDFANRMGQGKLISYKTPTECWDEYRIISKSSKYDFSGITRERLKKERGIQWPCPSVDHPGTVRRYIKGDPFVPSDKKVYFYGKPDGRATVFARPYIPGKEDISKEKPLFLTTGRVISQWHSGTMTYKVPELKHSAGPGRFVFHPQDAGIYKVKKGDRIEVESSRGKMEGIVAISEHETPGVVFAAFYDQTFLINNVVSDDYDPYSKEPDYKVTAINVKKVNA, from the coding sequence ATGGATAATAATAACAAAAAAGAAAATCTTAGACTTTCGCGAAGAGATTTTTTAAAACTTACTGGGGGAACCGTTGCTGTGGGCGGTGCTGCATTAAGTGGATGGGGTTTGACTGAATTAATAGTCGATGAAGGCCCTGTGAAATCTTGGCATAAGTCAGTATGTCGCTACTGTGGAACCGGCTGTGGAGTTATGCTTGGTATGAACAAAGACAAATTAGTCAGAGTTCGAGGTGACCAAGAAGCTCATAATAAAGGAGTAATCTGTATTAAAGGATCTATGCTAGATTCTGTAATGAAGAACCCAAACAGATTAAAAACACCTAAAATTAAGAAAAATGGAAAATTTGTAGAAGCTTCTTGGGAAGAGGCAATGACTTTAATGACTGATAAGTTTAAAGAGTCTTTAGCTCAAAATGGTCCTGAGAGTATTGGTTTCTACGGTTCTGGTCAATTATTAATAGAAGAATCTTATACGGCAAACAAGTTGTTTAAAGCTGGTTTAAGATCAAATAACGTTGATGGAAACCCAAGGCTTTGTATGGCATCTGCTGCTGTAGGTTATACACAGACGTTTGGTAAAGATGAGCCTCCAGGGGCTTATGTTGATATTGATCATGCAGAAACTTTTTTCCTAATTGGTTCTAATGCTTACGAATGTCACCCTCCTTTATGGGAGAGAATAATGATGCGTAAGAAAGCCAATAAGAACGTTAAAATTATCGTGGTAGACCCACGGAAAACCAAAACTGCAGAGCACGCAGATATCTATTTACCTGTATTGCCAGGTAAAGATATGGCATTGTTAAATTCAATGTGTTGTGTAATGGCAGAGTTGAATTTACTGGATGAAGATTTCATCTCTAAGTACGTCAACTTTAATGACGGTAAAAAGAAGATATCATTAGAAGAATATAAAGACTTTTTAAAGGATTATCGTCCTGAAAAAGTGGCAGATGAATTAGGTTTAACACCTAGAGAAATCAGAGAAGTAGCTTATCAGTTTGCCTCTTCTAAAGCCACAATGTCTTTATGGACAATGGGTATAAACCAGAGAGTTCAAGGTGTATATTTAAATAACACACTAAATTCTCTACATTTAATTACCGGACAGATTTGTAGACCAGGTGCCACTCCTTTATCATTAACAGGGCAATCTAATGCTTGTGGAGGTGTAAGAGATACAGGTTCATTGTCTCACTTATTACCAAACGGTAGATTAATTGCAAAAGAGCCTCATAGAAGAGAAATGGAAAAACTTTGGAAAGTTCCAGAGGGTACTATTGCTCCAAAACCAGGTTTTCATGCATTGGCAATGTTCGATGAAATGGTAAAAGATAAGGTTAAAGTTGCCTTAATTATGTGTACTAACCCTGCACAAACTTTACCTAATAATAGATATTACCGAAAAGGAATGGAGAAAGCATTCTTAGTAGTTTCAGAAATCTTTGAAGATACTGAAACAGCTAAATTTGCTGATATCTTATTACCTGCTGCATTATATATCGAAAAAGAAGGTGTTTACGGTCAAACTGAAAGAAGGTATCAAATAATTGAAAAGCTTAGAGAACCTGTTGGTGAAGCTAGATCAGATTTTGATATTCTTGTTGATTTTGCCAACCGAATGGGTCAAGGTAAATTGATTTCATATAAAACTCCTACAGAGTGTTGGGATGAATATAGAATTATCTCAAAAAGTAGTAAGTACGATTTCAGTGGTATTACCAGAGAACGTCTTAAGAAAGAAAGAGGAATCCAATGGCCTTGTCCGTCTGTAGATCACCCTGGTACAGTAAGGAGATATATTAAAGGAGATCCATTTGTGCCTTCTGATAAAAAAGTATATTTCTACGGGAAACCAGATGGTAGAGCTACAGTTTTTGCTAGACCTTATATTCCGGGTAAAGAAGATATCTCTAAAGAAAAACCACTGTTCCTAACAACAGGCCGTGTAATTTCACAATGGCACTCTGGAACTATGACTTATAAAGTACCTGAATTGAAGCATTCAGCAGGACCTGGAAGATTTGTTTTCCACCCTCAGGATGCAGGTATTTACAAAGTGAAAAAAGGAGATCGTATTGAAGTTGAAAGTAGTCGTGGTAAAATGGAAGGAATTGTTGCAATTTCTGAACATGAAACTCCAGGAGTTGTATTTGCAGCTTTCTATGATCAAACTTTCTTAATTAATAATGTTGTTTCTGATGATTACGATCCTTATTCTAAGGAGCCTGATTATAAAGTAACAGCAATTAATGTAAAAAAAGTAAACGCTTAA
- a CDS encoding NapC/NirT family cytochrome c produces the protein MEMILDISAIFILIVEVVLLYQLRAHRHELSAKVRSMVLFGIIVLPVLAVALGNYHVFVTTKESSACQSCHVMAPMANDMMFDSHSQTLAARHYQNGWIAEHECYSCHADYGFQGTMKAKLDGYRHLMRYVTKTYHEPIRYRGEFNSMNCYGCHEGSRTFEAVDEHAPVVENLLGDDPSISCLNCHGRAHPEPSRRTPGSKDYKWLSDPKVNKVVDAEELKDYITNITASAE, from the coding sequence ATGGAAATGATATTGGATATATCAGCAATTTTTATTCTCATAGTAGAAGTAGTTTTGCTGTATCAATTAAGAGCACATAGACACGAGCTAAGTGCTAAAGTACGTTCAATGGTACTATTTGGTATTATCGTATTGCCAGTTCTGGCAGTAGCTTTAGGTAACTACCATGTTTTTGTAACTACAAAAGAGTCATCGGCTTGTCAGAGTTGCCACGTAATGGCACCAATGGCAAACGATATGATGTTTGATTCACATAGTCAAACATTAGCAGCAAGACATTATCAAAATGGATGGATTGCTGAACATGAATGTTATAGTTGTCATGCTGATTATGGTTTTCAAGGAACTATGAAGGCAAAATTAGATGGTTATAGACATTTAATGCGTTACGTTACAAAAACATACCACGAACCAATTCGCTATAGAGGTGAGTTTAATTCTATGAACTGCTACGGTTGTCATGAAGGTTCTCGCACATTCGAAGCAGTTGATGAACATGCTCCAGTTGTTGAAAATTTATTAGGAGATGATCCTAGTATTTCATGTTTAAATTGTCATGGTCGTGCACATCCGGAGCCTTCAAGAAGAACTCCAGGTAGTAAAGATTATAAGTGGCTTTCAGACCCTAAAGTTAACAAAGTAGTTGATGCTGAAGAACTGAAAGATTACATTACCAATATTACTGCTTCTGCAGAATAA
- the moaA gene encoding GTP 3',8-cyclase MoaA: MEKENVLKDKFQRQIKYLRLAVTDRCNLRCTYCMPEHMQFVKKNQLLSFEEMLKVVEILAENGVEKVRITGGEPFVRNGLMDFLTKLVKIEGIKKVGITTNGVLLDKYLDQLKEIGVTSVNLSLDATSKDKFFEITRRDDFDKVYAALERMVALNFDVKINMVVMEGKNTEEIIPLANYAKRFPIEVRYIEEMPFNGKGKEVSKSWNHIEIENELKKGFPDLTSIDTTKSNTAQLFNSNQMIGRVGIIPAFTRSFCGSCDRLRLTSLGEIRNCLYAKSGLNLKQALRENISDAEILELIQSHLSTKKKSGWEEEKENTDQLDSMSLIGG, from the coding sequence ATGGAGAAAGAGAACGTGCTGAAAGATAAATTTCAAAGACAGATTAAATACCTGCGATTAGCAGTTACAGACCGTTGTAATTTGAGGTGTACATATTGCATGCCTGAACATATGCAATTTGTGAAGAAGAATCAATTACTTTCGTTTGAAGAAATGCTTAAAGTAGTTGAGATTTTAGCTGAAAATGGTGTAGAAAAGGTGCGTATTACAGGCGGTGAACCTTTTGTTAGAAATGGCTTAATGGATTTTCTGACTAAACTTGTAAAAATAGAAGGGATAAAGAAAGTAGGCATAACAACTAATGGTGTTTTATTAGATAAATACCTTGATCAATTAAAAGAAATTGGTGTTACTTCTGTTAACCTTAGCCTTGATGCAACATCAAAAGATAAATTCTTTGAAATTACAAGACGTGATGATTTTGATAAAGTTTATGCAGCTTTAGAAAGAATGGTAGCATTAAATTTTGATGTTAAAATTAATATGGTTGTAATGGAAGGAAAGAACACGGAAGAAATTATTCCTTTAGCAAATTATGCCAAGAGATTCCCAATAGAAGTACGATATATAGAAGAAATGCCTTTCAATGGGAAGGGAAAAGAAGTGTCAAAAAGTTGGAATCATATAGAAATAGAAAATGAACTTAAAAAAGGGTTTCCTGATTTAACGTCAATTGATACTACAAAATCAAATACAGCACAATTATTTAATAGTAATCAGATGATAGGTAGGGTTGGAATTATCCCTGCATTTACACGTTCATTTTGTGGGTCATGTGATCGTTTAAGATTAACTTCTTTAGGGGAGATAAGGAACTGTTTATATGCCAAATCTGGGTTGAACTTAAAACAAGCACTTCGTGAAAATATTTCTGATGCTGAAATATTGGAATTAATACAATCACACCTTTCAACTAAGAAAAAATCTGGTTGGGAGGAAGAAAAAGAAAATACTGACCAACTTGACTCAATGTCTTTAATTGGTGGATAA
- a CDS encoding transposase translates to MNEDQEYQYTKRTQKDYSYSFKLQVVDEVERGEIGITAARLKYGIQGHGTIRTWIRKYGNLDWDNKSDLKMGKTPEQKLLELEQKVLLLEKQKASLEKQLYVTDKKAIFFDMMIDIAEDEFNIPIRKKSLPKQLTNSKKKKK, encoded by the coding sequence ATGAATGAAGATCAAGAATATCAGTACACTAAACGTACACAAAAAGATTACAGCTACTCTTTTAAATTACAAGTTGTAGATGAAGTGGAACGAGGGGAAATTGGTATAACGGCAGCAAGACTTAAATATGGAATACAAGGTCATGGTACCATCCGTACTTGGATAAGAAAGTATGGTAATTTAGATTGGGATAATAAATCTGATTTAAAAATGGGAAAGACACCAGAACAAAAATTATTGGAGCTAGAACAAAAGGTTCTATTATTAGAGAAGCAAAAAGCTTCTTTAGAAAAACAACTCTACGTAACAGATAAAAAAGCAATTTTCTTTGATATGATGATCGATATTGCTGAGGATGAGTTTAATATTCCTATTAGAAAAAAGTCTTTACCCAAGCAGTTGACCAATTCAAAAAAGAAGAAAAAATAG
- a CDS encoding IS3 family transposase has product MLGLDRQIYYRSKRKVKNNNSIASKVVDLVKRIRLKQTKIGTRKLYQLLLPELQLLNVGRDKLFDIMRANRLDIKPKKQCHVTTNSHHRFKKHKNLIEHLEINRPEQVLVSDITYIGERSNPMYLSLVTDAYSKKIMGLNVSDSLNANGAIAALKEALKNRNYVDLPMIHHSDRGLQYCSHEYQRHLHENKVLCSMTESYDPYQNAVAERINGILKQEFILGIKINDLDLMNKFIRESVYIYNNERPHWSNYMKTPVEMHQQSEIKMRTYKSKNSTESTLDAINI; this is encoded by the coding sequence TTGCTTGGGTTAGATCGACAAATTTATTATCGTTCGAAAAGGAAAGTAAAAAATAATAATAGTATTGCATCTAAAGTAGTAGACTTAGTGAAAAGAATTCGTTTGAAGCAAACTAAAATAGGGACAAGGAAATTATATCAATTACTTCTTCCTGAATTGCAATTACTAAATGTAGGTCGAGATAAGCTTTTTGATATCATGAGGGCTAATCGACTCGATATCAAGCCTAAAAAACAATGTCATGTCACTACAAATTCTCATCACAGGTTTAAAAAGCATAAAAATCTTATTGAGCATTTGGAAATAAATAGACCTGAACAAGTATTAGTTTCTGATATAACTTACATAGGTGAGCGAAGTAACCCAATGTATCTATCCTTAGTAACAGATGCCTATTCTAAGAAAATAATGGGGTTAAATGTATCAGATAGTTTGAATGCAAATGGAGCTATTGCAGCATTAAAAGAAGCACTGAAAAATAGAAACTATGTTGATTTACCAATGATACACCATTCAGATAGAGGATTACAATATTGTAGTCACGAGTATCAACGACATCTTCATGAAAATAAAGTATTGTGCTCGATGACGGAATCTTACGATCCTTATCAAAATGCGGTAGCAGAAAGAATAAACGGAATTCTTAAGCAAGAATTTATTTTAGGAATAAAAATTAATGATCTCGATTTAATGAATAAATTTATTAGAGAATCTGTATATATTTACAATAATGAAAGGCCTCATTGGAGTAATTATATGAAGACACCTGTTGAGATGCATCAGCAAAGTGAAATAAAAATGAGAACTTATAAAAGTAAAAATAGCACCGAGTCTACACTCGATGCTATCAATATATAA
- a CDS encoding nitroreductase family protein — MTTDAKYFDDLVQARRSVRIYDQEQEFDHNAVQRSLERATLSPNSSNMQMWEFYRISSDALKKEVAENCMKQKAATTARELVLFVVRPSLWKDRTAFNLDKMISSFPEDMKDKDKNRALSYYEKLIPILYNNDKLGVRSVFKKIYSWYVGTKRPMVRQVTKTDVRVTLHKSVSLAAMTFMYSMKAEGYDTCPMEGFDSKRIKKLLDLPKDAEISMIIGCGPAGKGGVYNERVRVPNQEVIFER; from the coding sequence ATGACTACCGACGCCAAGTATTTTGATGATCTTGTTCAAGCAAGACGTTCAGTAAGAATATATGATCAAGAGCAAGAATTTGACCATAATGCTGTTCAGAGGAGTTTAGAGAGAGCAACTTTATCACCAAACAGTTCAAATATGCAAATGTGGGAATTCTATAGAATTTCATCAGATGCTTTAAAGAAAGAAGTTGCAGAAAATTGCATGAAACAAAAAGCAGCAACAACAGCGAGAGAATTGGTATTATTTGTTGTTAGGCCGTCTTTATGGAAAGATAGAACTGCTTTTAATTTAGATAAAATGATATCTTCTTTCCCTGAAGATATGAAAGATAAAGATAAAAATAGAGCATTAAGTTATTACGAAAAACTTATACCTATTCTTTATAATAATGATAAGTTAGGTGTCCGCAGTGTATTTAAGAAAATATATTCTTGGTACGTTGGTACTAAACGTCCAATGGTACGTCAGGTAACAAAAACTGATGTTCGTGTGACATTGCATAAAAGTGTTTCCTTGGCAGCTATGACATTTATGTATAGCATGAAAGCTGAAGGATATGATACTTGCCCTATGGAAGGTTTTGATAGTAAACGGATAAAGAAACTCTTAGACCTTCCTAAAGATGCAGAGATAAGTATGATAATTGGTTGTGGCCCCGCCGGCAAAGGGGGAGTTTATAACGAAAGAGTTAGAGTACCAAATCAAGAGGTGATTTTTGAGAGATAA
- a CDS encoding Na(+)-translocating NADH-quinone reductase subunit A, whose amino-acid sequence MSNNVRLKQGFDIKLVGKAEESIAKNIDTTTRFAIKPEDFPGMIRPKSVVKVGEKVKAGDPILIDGKLDVIKYTSPVSGEIVEIQRGERRKLLAIVIKADKQIEYKEFPVKPIDQVSAEDAKAVMLESGVWPQLIRRPYAIVADPSDSPRAIFVSAFDSHPLAPNYEFTLKGQEKYIQAGIDVLKKFAPKVFLGQNGAKPSALFDGIVGVDKNKFTGAHPAGNVGVQIHHTAPVTSAADVVWTITPEGLAQIGKLFKEGKYDAKKVIAVAGPEVDKPEYVETYLGASVDTIAAAKIKSKNVRVVSGNILTGYSIPKDGFLGYYSNMITALSEGNKARFFLSDGWLAPITNRLSFHKAFGLLGGTSKEYALDTNTNGQDRPFAVTGSFEKVVPMDIYPMYLLKAILSYDYENMEALGIYEIAEEDFALCEFIDVSKHDIQKIVRQGLDTMRLD is encoded by the coding sequence ATGTCTAATAACGTGAGATTAAAACAAGGGTTTGATATCAAACTAGTGGGCAAAGCTGAAGAAAGCATTGCTAAAAATATTGATACAACCACAAGATTTGCCATAAAACCAGAAGACTTCCCAGGCATGATTCGCCCGAAGTCTGTGGTAAAAGTTGGCGAAAAAGTAAAGGCAGGTGACCCTATCTTAATTGATGGGAAACTAGATGTAATAAAATATACTTCACCTGTAAGCGGCGAAATCGTTGAAATCCAACGAGGAGAACGTCGTAAATTGCTTGCAATTGTTATAAAAGCAGACAAGCAAATTGAATACAAAGAATTCCCGGTAAAACCGATTGATCAGGTTAGTGCGGAAGACGCGAAAGCAGTAATGCTAGAAAGTGGTGTTTGGCCACAATTAATTCGTCGTCCTTATGCAATAGTTGCAGATCCATCTGACTCTCCGAGAGCTATTTTTGTATCAGCATTCGATAGCCATCCTTTGGCACCAAATTATGAGTTCACTTTAAAAGGACAAGAAAAATATATCCAAGCGGGTATTGATGTTCTTAAAAAGTTTGCTCCTAAGGTGTTCTTAGGTCAAAATGGTGCAAAACCTTCAGCATTGTTTGATGGTATTGTAGGAGTTGATAAAAACAAATTTACTGGAGCTCACCCTGCAGGTAACGTTGGTGTACAAATTCACCACACTGCCCCTGTTACTAGTGCTGCAGATGTTGTTTGGACAATTACTCCAGAAGGCTTAGCACAAATTGGTAAACTTTTCAAAGAAGGAAAGTACGATGCCAAAAAAGTGATTGCTGTTGCTGGTCCTGAAGTGGACAAACCAGAATATGTGGAAACATACCTTGGTGCATCAGTAGATACAATTGCAGCTGCTAAAATTAAAAGTAAAAATGTTCGTGTTGTTTCTGGTAACATCTTAACAGGATATTCTATCCCTAAAGATGGTTTCTTAGGATATTACTCTAACATGATTACAGCCTTGTCAGAAGGAAATAAAGCACGTTTCTTCTTATCTGATGGTTGGTTAGCACCTATCACAAACCGTTTAAGTTTCCATAAAGCCTTTGGCTTACTAGGTGGTACTTCTAAAGAATATGCATTAGATACAAATACAAACGGTCAAGACAGACCATTTGCTGTAACTGGTAGCTTCGAAAAAGTAGTTCCTATGGATATTTATCCAATGTATCTTCTTAAGGCAATTCTTTCATACGATTATGAGAATATGGAAGCTTTAGGTATTTATGAAATTGCAGAAGAGGACTTTGCTCTTTGTGAATTCATTGATGTATCTAAGCATGATATTCAAAAAATTGTACGTCAAGGTCTTGATACTATGCGTTTAGATTAA
- a CDS encoding NADH:ubiquinone reductase (Na(+)-transporting) subunit B, protein MKFLHDLLEKQKPMFEKGGKLEKLYYVFEAGETFMFTPPEVTKAKGVQVRDAVDLKRVMMTVVIALLPAIVFGLWNVGYQHHISTGEASSVGEQFWIGIQLALPIIIVSYAAGGIVEAAFAVFRNHPITEGFLVTGILIPLVLPATIPLWQVALASAFAVLIAKEVFGGVGMNILNVALTARAFLYFAYPAAISGDSVWTYLGDAATVDGYTGATFLGLAVEAQKAGQPVADFVANSVLWASSSQDVATNSFLGLIPGSIGETSALMCLIGAIVLIWTKVADYRIILSGVVGALAMGFLLNIFAGDHTYLAMPSYYHLIVGGFAFGIVFMATDPVSASQTSTGKWIYGALIGVMTVIIRVLNPAYPEGIMLAILLGNVLAPLIDHYVVSANKKRRLKRATV, encoded by the coding sequence ATGAAATTCTTACACGATCTCTTAGAGAAACAAAAGCCTATGTTCGAAAAAGGTGGTAAGCTAGAAAAGCTTTACTATGTTTTTGAAGCAGGTGAAACGTTTATGTTTACCCCTCCGGAGGTAACAAAAGCGAAAGGTGTTCAGGTTCGTGATGCGGTTGATTTAAAACGTGTCATGATGACTGTAGTGATTGCACTACTACCTGCAATTGTCTTTGGTTTATGGAATGTTGGTTACCAACATCATATTTCTACAGGTGAGGCATCATCTGTAGGTGAACAATTTTGGATCGGTATACAATTAGCTTTACCAATCATTATTGTTTCTTATGCAGCTGGTGGTATTGTAGAAGCTGCATTTGCGGTTTTTAGAAATCACCCTATTACAGAAGGATTCTTGGTTACAGGTATCCTAATCCCATTAGTATTACCTGCTACTATTCCTTTATGGCAAGTAGCTTTGGCTTCTGCTTTTGCAGTATTGATTGCTAAAGAGGTATTTGGTGGTGTTGGTATGAATATCTTGAACGTAGCTTTAACAGCACGTGCATTTTTATACTTCGCTTACCCTGCAGCTATTTCTGGTGATTCTGTATGGACGTACTTAGGAGATGCAGCAACTGTAGATGGTTACACTGGTGCAACATTCTTAGGTTTAGCTGTTGAAGCACAGAAAGCAGGACAACCTGTAGCAGATTTTGTAGCAAATAGCGTTTTATGGGCATCTAGCTCACAAGATGTAGCTACAAATTCATTCTTAGGTTTAATACCTGGTTCAATTGGAGAAACTTCAGCTTTAATGTGTTTGATTGGTGCAATAGTATTAATCTGGACTAAAGTTGCTGATTATAGAATTATTTTATCTGGTGTAGTTGGTGCATTAGCAATGGGTTTCTTGTTAAACATTTTTGCTGGTGATCATACATATTTAGCAATGCCTTCATACTACCACTTAATTGTTGGTGGTTTTGCATTTGGTATTGTGTTTATGGCAACAGACCCAGTTTCTGCTTCTCAGACAAGTACTGGTAAGTGGATTTATGGTGCGCTAATTGGTGTAATGACGGTAATTATCCGTGTATTAAACCCTGCGTATCCTGAAGGCATCATGTTAGCTATTCTTCTAGGGAATGTTTTAGCTCCATTGATTGACCACTATGTAGTATCTGCAAACAAAAAACGAAGATTAAAACGTGCAACAGTCTAA